Proteins from a genomic interval of Musa acuminata AAA Group cultivar baxijiao chromosome BXJ1-9, Cavendish_Baxijiao_AAA, whole genome shotgun sequence:
- the LOC135592855 gene encoding serine/threonine-protein kinase Nek2-like, with protein sequence MEQYEVLEQIGKGAFGSALLVRHRLENKRYVLKKIRLARQTDRCRRSAHQEMELISKVRNPFIVEYRDSWVEKGCYVCIVIGYCEGGDMAEAIKKANGHLFPEEKLCKWLVQLLMALDYLHKSHILHRDVKCSNIFLTKDQNIRLGDFGLAKILTSDNLACSVVGTPSYMCPELLADIPYGSKSDIWSLGCCIYEMTALKPAFNAFDMQALINKINKSIVAPLPSSYSGAFRGLIRSMLRKSPEHRPSAAELLKHTHLQPYVFEVNLKSSPTRNMLPIHLSTSNIRRIRFQDDEDDSMYDDKEKRKSLGTERILKLSKHLEQGSIYSTQTIKDFPNYLDQGIKDLSIGISQFGEISDKRISEKHSGTLKTPMYKPAKTFMTPRMLVEPSESLHTGPRRQSLAFLSPSDGIGKPSRRASLPLATFESHPTCNLSILRRAESPDVSVNSPRIDRIAEFPLASSSEDPFSSIRKLSSAHCSSSATPHHADRSITKDKCTFQTFRTEGDNGSDSSDRNPTAADASSRGSSDARQRRFDTSSYQQRAEALEGLLEFSAQLLQQERLEELGVLLKPFGPGKVSPRETAIWLAKSFKETIL encoded by the exons ATGGAGCAGTATGAGGTCTTGGAGCAGATAGGGAAGGGAGCATTCGGGTCGGCTCTGCTGGTGAGGCACAGGCTTGAGAATAAGAG GTATGTGTTGAAGAAGATCCGTTTGGCTCGCCAGACCGATAGGTGCCGTCGATCTGCTCACCAGGAA ATGGAGCTCATTTCCAAAGTAAGAAACCCATTTATTGTGGAGTATAGAGATTCTTGGGTTGAAAAA GGTTGCTATGTATGCATTGTAATAGGTTATTGTGAGGGAGGTGACAT GGCTGAAGCCATAAAGAAAGCCAATGGACATCTTTTTCCTGAGGAG AAGCTGTGTAAGTGGCTTGTCCAGCTCCTTATGGCACTTGATTACTTGCATAAGAGTCATATCCTTCACCGTGATGTAAAG TGTTCAAATATATTTCTTACAAAAGACCAAAATATACGGCTTG GTGACTTTGGGCTTGCTAAAATTTTAACCTCAGATAATTTGGCTTGTTCA GTTGTTGGAACTCCTAGTTATATGTGCCCAGAACTTCTTGCTGATATACCTTATGGCTCTAAGTCTGATATCTGGTCTCTAG GCTGTTGTATCTACGAGATGACTGCTCTGAAGCCTGCATTTAATGCTTTT GATATGCAGGCTTTGATAAACAAAATCAACAAGTCCATAGTGGCTCCTCTACCAAGTTCATACTCCGGTGCATT TAGGGGACTCATTAGAAGCATGCTAAGAAAAAGCCCTGAACATAGGCCAAGT GCTGCGGAACTGCTCAAACATACACATCTTCAACCTTATGTGTTTGAAGTCAATCTAAAGTCTAGCCCTACAAGGAATATGCTACCTATTCACCTCTCTACGAGCAACATAAGGAGAATTAGATTTCAAGATGATGAAGATGACTCTATGTATGATGACAAGGAGAAAAGAAAATCTTTAGGCACTGAGAGGATCCTAAAACTGAGCAAACATTTGGAGCAAGGCTCGATATATTCGACTCAGACTATTAAGGATTTTCCAAACTATCTGGACCAAGGGATAAAGGATCTTTCAATTGGCATTAGTCAATTTGGGGAGATTAGTGACAAAAGAATCAGTGAGAAGCACTCAGGTACTCTGAAGACCCCAATGTACAAGCCTGCTAAAACCTTCATGACTCCTAGGATGCTAGTGGAGCCCTCAGAATCATTGCACACTGGACCAAGGCGTCAATCA CTTGCATTTCTATCTCCATCAGATGGAATTGGCAAACCTTCTCGAAGAGCTTCTCTTCCTTTAGCTACATTCGAGTCTCATCCTACATGCAATCTCAGCATTCTCCGCCGGGCAGAATCCCCTGATGTCTCAGTCAACTCCCCTCGAATAGATAGAATTGCAGAATTCCCATTAGCTTCATCATCTGAAGATCCTTTTTCATCGATTCGGAAACTCTCCTCAGCTCACTGCTCCTCTTCAGCCACCCCACACCATGCAGACCGCTCAATCACCAAGGACAAGTGCACTTTCCAGACTTTCCGAACTGAAGGTGACAATGGGAGCGATTCTTCAGACAGGAATCCAACAGCTGCAGATGCTTCGAGTCGGGGATCATCAGATGCAAGGCAGAGGAGGTTCGACACCTCGTCGTACCAGCAGCGGGCAGAGGCCCTGGAGGGGTTGCTTGAATTCAGTGCTCAGTTGTTGCAGCAGGAGAGGCTTGAGGAGTTGGGGGTGTTACTGAAGCCATTTGGTCCTGGTAAAGTCTCCCCAAGGGAGACAGCTATATGGCTGGCCAAGAGCTTCAAGGAGACAATATTGTGA